The following proteins are co-located in the Paenibacillus sp. FSL H8-0079 genome:
- the thiS gene encoding sulfur carrier protein ThiS, translated as MNIIVNGQRMEIEDRLNRVDKLLQSFDLQVKTVVVELNRHILTREYHETTALREGDRIEIVHFVGGG; from the coding sequence TTGAATATCATCGTTAATGGTCAACGGATGGAGATAGAAGACAGATTGAATCGTGTGGATAAACTGCTCCAATCTTTTGACCTACAAGTCAAGACTGTAGTTGTTGAGCTGAACAGGCATATTTTAACGCGTGAGTATCATGAGACGACGGCATTAAGAGAAGGCGATCGAATCGAGATTGTACATTTTGTAGGAGGCGGTTGA
- the thiO gene encoding glycine oxidase ThiO: MMKEIITDRPNKIHAETIVVGGGVVGCAIAYELASRGQDVLLVERSAIAVGTSCAAAGMLAADSEDFAHPLMAKLARQSRQLLHEQQVLMTTLSEVETGLQRHGFLTPFRSYSELSSYKDNRRSALSTDEVWWDRYAVQQEASWLNRDTYGAYYRPYESEVLPVHLTKAYAKCAQAMGARVMEGIQDIRVQVNEYGVQGITTSIGEMTCKHVVIAAGLQSEDLMRHVNLSLPVWSVKGEIAAVQFSAEHAGYRPDRTVYAEDIYIVPKANGEVWLGATSLPGRTDLNVSVQGVQKLLTAATHWVPGMKEAQFLRAWAGVRPATPDGLPYIGACESISGLFTAFGHFRNGILLSAITGRLIAELLAGKSSEELGIEALSPERLNRKGVVH, translated from the coding sequence ATGATGAAAGAGATCATTACTGATAGACCGAATAAGATTCATGCCGAAACGATTGTTGTAGGCGGAGGCGTTGTTGGATGTGCCATCGCATATGAACTTGCTTCACGTGGCCAGGATGTATTGTTGGTAGAGCGTTCAGCAATCGCGGTAGGAACTTCGTGCGCAGCGGCTGGAATGCTGGCGGCAGATAGTGAGGATTTTGCTCATCCTTTGATGGCTAAGCTTGCCAGGCAGAGCAGGCAGTTACTTCATGAGCAACAGGTGCTAATGACTACTCTCAGCGAGGTAGAGACTGGTCTGCAACGCCATGGATTCCTAACCCCTTTTCGTTCATACAGTGAATTAAGCAGTTATAAGGACAATCGGAGGTCTGCGTTGTCTACTGATGAGGTGTGGTGGGATCGTTACGCTGTGCAGCAGGAGGCATCATGGCTTAACAGAGATACGTATGGAGCCTACTACAGGCCTTACGAGAGTGAAGTTCTTCCAGTCCATCTAACAAAGGCATACGCCAAATGCGCTCAAGCAATGGGAGCGCGGGTAATGGAGGGCATACAGGATATACGCGTGCAAGTAAACGAATACGGGGTGCAAGGAATCACCACATCGATCGGCGAAATGACCTGTAAACATGTCGTTATAGCGGCTGGATTACAGAGTGAAGATTTGATGAGACATGTGAACCTAAGCTTGCCTGTGTGGTCGGTAAAAGGAGAAATAGCCGCCGTGCAGTTCTCAGCTGAACATGCAGGGTACAGACCTGACAGAACGGTGTACGCAGAAGATATCTATATTGTTCCCAAAGCCAATGGAGAGGTTTGGCTCGGGGCAACCAGTCTGCCAGGCAGAACGGATCTGAATGTTTCTGTACAGGGTGTTCAGAAGCTGTTAACAGCGGCTACCCACTGGGTACCTGGGATGAAAGAAGCACAATTTTTGCGAGCGTGGGCAGGCGTAAGGCCGGCAACTCCGGATGGGCTGCCTTATATAGGTGCTTGCGAAAGTATATCCGGGCTGTTTACCGCCTTTGGACATTTCCGTAACGGTATTTTGCTCAGTGCGATAACTGGCAGATTAATCGCTGAATTGCTCGCGGGCAAAAGCTCAGAAGAACTCGGAATTGAGGCGCTGAGCCCTGAGCGATTAAACAGAAAGGGAGTGGTGCATTGA
- a CDS encoding thiamine phosphate synthase: MNGTAISHEHVHGSFELHVVSTGAGDQASFVKAAKDVWPWVDYIHIREKQLTWQEKVGWAESLRGVGVPSCRIVINGSELSPQNEIYGGVHWGQEAIRNYNNDGISNVYRLRLGVSVHSIDEAKIAEERGAVYLFFGHVYATSSKPDLEPRGLNALAEVCRGVSIPVIAIGGIEPGNIHAIRSAGAQGAAVISNVWASDSPDRAAASLRQAIVDTESLSR, encoded by the coding sequence ATGAACGGTACGGCAATTTCTCATGAACATGTTCACGGATCATTTGAACTGCATGTTGTATCTACGGGGGCTGGAGATCAAGCATCTTTTGTGAAAGCAGCAAAAGACGTCTGGCCATGGGTGGACTATATTCACATACGAGAGAAACAACTCACATGGCAAGAAAAGGTCGGTTGGGCTGAAAGTCTGCGTGGTGTTGGAGTTCCATCTTGCCGGATCGTCATCAATGGCTCAGAGCTGTCCCCACAAAATGAAATTTATGGTGGTGTGCACTGGGGGCAAGAGGCTATACGTAACTACAACAATGATGGCATAAGCAATGTGTACCGACTTCGTCTGGGTGTATCTGTTCATTCAATAGATGAGGCAAAAATCGCTGAAGAACGGGGAGCTGTTTACCTTTTCTTCGGGCATGTCTACGCAACCAGCAGTAAGCCGGATCTTGAACCAAGAGGATTAAATGCTCTTGCTGAAGTGTGCAGGGGTGTCTCCATTCCTGTCATTGCGATCGGGGGCATTGAACCGGGAAATATTCACGCGATTCGCTCCGCAGGGGCACAGGGAGCCGCCGTGATCTCGAATGTATGGGCGAGTGATTCACCGGATCGGGCCGCTGCATCATTAAGGCAGGCTATCGTTGATACAGAAAGTCTGAGCCGCTGA
- a CDS encoding ThiF family adenylyltransferase produces the protein MIDQQSTSSEQADRYSRQERYAPLGKEGQVRLSDSRVLIVGAGALGTGIAETLVRSGVGHITIVDRDYVEWSNLQRQQLYVEQDAIERMPKAMAAEKRLSAINSTVHVQGKVLDVRVDELEELIQHADLIMDATDNFDTRLLINDMAQKHRIPWIYGGCVGSYGITYTFMPGDTPCLNCLLGEVPLGGDTCDTSGIIPQAVQMVTANQTAEAMKLLSGNTNALRRKLLSFDVWRNEYISINVDGAKKQDCPSCGDSATYPYLSASNLEKTDVLCGRDTVQIRPARRMNLDLQHTADRLDRLQEGKVESNPFLVSFTTGVHRMVIFQDGRVLVHGTKDTAEARTLVHRYFG, from the coding sequence ATGATAGATCAACAATCAACATCTTCCGAGCAGGCCGATCGGTATTCCAGACAGGAACGCTACGCGCCGCTGGGCAAGGAAGGTCAGGTCAGATTGAGCGACAGCAGAGTTTTAATCGTTGGTGCTGGTGCACTGGGAACAGGAATCGCAGAAACGTTAGTTCGTTCAGGAGTCGGTCACATCACGATCGTGGATCGTGATTATGTCGAGTGGAGTAATCTGCAGCGACAGCAATTATATGTAGAACAGGATGCAATTGAACGGATGCCGAAGGCGATGGCGGCGGAAAAACGTTTATCTGCCATTAATTCCACGGTTCATGTGCAAGGGAAAGTGTTGGATGTCAGAGTGGATGAATTGGAAGAACTCATTCAGCATGCAGACTTGATTATGGATGCAACGGATAACTTTGATACCCGACTACTCATTAATGATATGGCACAGAAGCACCGTATTCCCTGGATTTATGGTGGATGCGTGGGCAGTTACGGCATTACCTATACGTTTATGCCTGGAGATACGCCCTGTTTAAATTGTTTGCTGGGTGAAGTCCCTTTGGGGGGAGATACCTGTGATACATCTGGCATTATTCCTCAAGCGGTGCAGATGGTAACGGCGAATCAGACCGCAGAGGCGATGAAGTTGCTTAGCGGCAATACGAATGCTTTGAGACGCAAGTTGTTGTCATTTGACGTGTGGAGGAACGAATACATATCCATCAATGTGGATGGTGCGAAAAAGCAAGACTGTCCTTCCTGCGGAGATTCGGCAACGTATCCATATCTTTCTGCGTCCAATCTGGAGAAAACCGATGTATTATGTGGCAGAGATACGGTTCAGATCCGACCTGCTCGACGCATGAATCTGGATCTTCAACATACGGCGGATCGCCTGGATAGACTTCAGGAAGGTAAAGTGGAATCCAATCCTTTTCTGGTTTCTTTTACAACAGGAGTCCACAGAATGGTCATTTTCCAGGATGGACGTGTACTCGTACACGGAACCAAAGATACAGCGGAAGCACGTACGCTTGTTCACCGCTACTTTGGTTAA
- a CDS encoding thiazole synthase has protein sequence MLNIGKYTFESRLLLGTGKFSDLEVQSQAVEASETEVLTFAVRRLNLEERNQKHFLDTLDLDQYTLLPNTAGASTAEEAVRIAELARASGLCDMIKVEVIGDGITLLPDPIETYKACEILLEKGFTVLPYISDDVILAKRLQLLGVHAVMPGASPIGAGRGIINPYNLEIIIEQAVVPVIVDAGLRSPKDAAYAMELGADGVLLNTAVSGSRDPVSMAQAMRMGVEAGRLAYEAGMIPVKRYAAASSPVEGMVHT, from the coding sequence ATGTTGAACATTGGGAAATATACGTTTGAGTCCAGATTGTTGCTCGGAACAGGCAAGTTTTCGGATCTGGAAGTGCAAAGTCAGGCTGTGGAAGCATCTGAAACGGAAGTTTTAACCTTTGCTGTTCGTCGTCTGAATCTGGAGGAGCGTAACCAGAAGCATTTCCTGGATACGTTGGATCTGGACCAATACACGCTTCTTCCGAATACAGCTGGGGCTTCCACTGCGGAAGAGGCGGTGCGAATTGCCGAGCTTGCGCGGGCTTCGGGACTTTGTGATATGATAAAAGTCGAAGTCATTGGAGATGGAATTACGTTGCTCCCAGATCCGATTGAAACGTACAAGGCTTGCGAAATTTTGCTTGAAAAGGGCTTCACTGTATTGCCTTATATTTCGGATGATGTCATTCTGGCCAAAAGGCTGCAACTGCTTGGCGTACATGCTGTAATGCCTGGCGCTTCTCCCATCGGAGCTGGCAGAGGCATCATCAATCCCTATAACCTTGAGATCATCATTGAGCAGGCCGTTGTACCTGTAATTGTGGATGCAGGGTTACGCTCCCCCAAAGATGCTGCTTATGCGATGGAACTTGGTGCGGATGGCGTATTGTTGAACACAGCCGTATCTGGATCAAGAGATCCGGTGAGCATGGCTCAAGCGATGCGAATGGGGGTAGAGGCAGGTAGACTGGCATATGAGGCAGGCATGATTCCTGTGAAGCGTTATGCAGCAGCCAGCAGTCCGGTGGAAGGAATGGTTCATACATGA
- a CDS encoding ABC-F family ATP-binding cassette domain-containing protein, with product MSLLSVENVSHNFGDRTLFKNVSFRLLAGERVGLVGANGVGKSTLMNILTGKLLKDSGKVEWTPKVRYGYLDQHTKLTPGKTIRDVLKDAFLPLLELEKEMMNITDQMADADPDKLEQLLEEMGDIQEQLEQGDFYLIDVKVEEMANGLGLSAIGLDRDVAALSGGQRTKVLLAKLLLEKPTALLLDEPTNYLDVEHIEWLSRYLKDYPHAFLLISHDTEFMNEVVNVIYHLEFAKLTRYAANYNKFLEMADMNKAQHIDAYEKQQEYIKKQEDFIQRNKARASTSGRAKSREKQLDRIERIDRPDEAAKPTFKFKDARASSKTVFEGIDFEIGYTYPLLPKMTMTIERGEKIAIVGCNGVGKSTLLKTILGKISPLSGKTFLGDYLETAYFEQEVRAGNITPIEDVWNEFSHLTQNEVRGHLARCGLKNEHITRPLNMLSGGEQAKVRLCKLLMRESNWILFDEPTNHLDVTAKAELQRALQEFKGTVLLVSHEPDFYEGWVTKTWNVEEWSEKN from the coding sequence ATGAGTTTATTGTCAGTAGAGAACGTGAGTCACAATTTTGGAGATCGCACGTTATTTAAAAATGTATCGTTTCGCTTACTTGCCGGAGAGCGCGTAGGACTTGTGGGTGCCAATGGTGTAGGTAAATCCACACTAATGAACATCCTTACCGGTAAATTGCTTAAAGACAGTGGAAAAGTCGAATGGACACCTAAGGTCCGTTATGGATATCTGGATCAGCACACGAAGCTTACGCCAGGCAAAACCATCCGTGACGTGCTTAAGGATGCATTCCTTCCGTTGCTTGAATTGGAAAAAGAAATGATGAATATTACGGACCAGATGGCAGATGCAGATCCAGATAAGCTGGAGCAGTTGCTGGAAGAGATGGGCGATATTCAGGAACAACTGGAACAGGGCGATTTTTATCTGATTGACGTAAAAGTGGAAGAGATGGCCAATGGTCTTGGTTTGTCTGCAATTGGCCTTGATCGAGATGTCGCAGCTCTAAGTGGTGGACAACGTACGAAGGTGCTTCTTGCCAAGCTTCTGCTCGAGAAACCTACAGCTCTATTGCTGGATGAGCCGACCAACTATTTGGACGTAGAGCACATTGAATGGTTGTCGCGTTACCTGAAGGACTACCCTCATGCGTTTCTTCTAATCTCCCATGATACGGAATTCATGAATGAAGTCGTAAATGTCATTTATCATTTGGAATTTGCCAAATTAACGCGATATGCAGCGAACTATAACAAGTTCCTGGAGATGGCGGATATGAATAAAGCCCAGCATATTGATGCGTACGAGAAGCAGCAAGAGTACATCAAGAAGCAGGAAGATTTCATTCAGCGTAATAAGGCACGTGCTTCAACTTCAGGTCGAGCGAAGAGCCGGGAGAAGCAGCTGGACAGGATTGAACGTATTGATCGTCCAGATGAGGCGGCCAAACCAACGTTCAAATTCAAGGATGCCCGCGCGAGCAGTAAAACGGTCTTTGAGGGTATTGATTTTGAAATTGGATATACGTATCCTTTACTGCCTAAGATGACAATGACGATTGAACGCGGTGAGAAAATTGCCATCGTAGGTTGTAATGGTGTGGGTAAATCGACACTGCTGAAAACCATCCTGGGAAAAATATCTCCACTCAGTGGAAAGACCTTTTTGGGAGATTATCTCGAAACGGCCTATTTTGAGCAGGAAGTTCGTGCTGGAAATATCACACCGATTGAGGATGTGTGGAATGAGTTTTCACATTTGACCCAGAATGAGGTTAGGGGTCATCTCGCTCGCTGTGGGTTGAAAAATGAGCACATTACTCGTCCGCTTAACATGCTGAGTGGTGGAGAACAAGCCAAGGTTCGTTTATGCAAGCTCTTGATGCGTGAAAGTAACTGGATTCTATTCGATGAGCCGACGAACCATCTGGATGTCACAGCTAAAGCTGAGTTGCAGCGTGCCTTGCAAGAATTCAAGGGAACGGTGTTACTGGTATCTCATGAACCTGATTTCTACGAGGGTTGGGTCACGAAAACATGGAATGTTGAAGAATGGTCTGAGAAAAACTAG